The Candidatus Synechococcus calcipolaris G9 nucleotide sequence ATTGAATAGTGACTCCTGATGCTGGGAAACTAGACAAACTCTCAGCTAACCGAACTTGCAGAGCCGTGGGAACCGTTGAATTCACCAAGGCTTGCTGATTATTGCCTTGCAGGGTTTGGAGTTGATAGTTCACTTCCACTGCTCCTAAGTCAACGATGCCGTTAACAATCCGGGTTGCCCCCCGCTGATCGGTAGTGACAGTGCCGGGAACAGACGCATTTACCCCCGCATTAATGGCCGGACTGCCAAAGACTAAGAGATGGGTTTGGGTGGGGCCGCCATTGTTGGCGAGGGGGCCAATGATTTGACTGGTTGGAACTGAAGGGGCAAAGTAATTGACATTCTCTATACCACTGGAGATCGTGCCACTAATGCCCAGAGTGTTGTTTTGCCCAACAAGGTTATTGCCAGTAAGGTTTAGAGTGCCATTGTTATTAATTTCAGGGCCGGTGGGTGCAGTGTTACCACTAATAAGGCTGTTGGTCACATTGACTGTGCCATTATTATTAAAAATCCCGCCGCCGCTGCCATTAGCCGTATTGCCACTGATGGTGCTGTTGGTCACATTGACTGTGCCATTATTATTAGCAATCCCCCCGCCGCCGCTATTAGTATTAGTAGCCGTATTGCCACTGATGGTGGTGTTGGTCACGGTGAGCATGCCAGTGTTAATAATCCCGCCGCCGGCAGTAGCCGTATTGCCACTGATGGTGCTGTTGGTCACGGTGAGCGTACCATTGTTAAGAATCCCGCCGCCGGTAAAATCACCCGAATTGCCACGCGTAATGGTTAAATCATGCAGATTAACTGTAGTAGTACCCCCTGTAATATTGACCACCCGACGAGTATTTTGACCACTAAGAATAGTACTTGCTGCCCCTTGCCCCTGAATTGTCACATTGCGGTTAAGCGTTAGGGTTGCCCCCTGATAGGTTCCGGCTCCTAAATTAATCGTCCGAGTTCCAGGATGGACGGTAGGATTAGTCGGTAACGCATTATGAACCGCTTGAATCGAGCTAGTGGGCACGGGATCAGTGGTTTCTGGATTCACCTGATTCAGGTTAAACGTCACATTGCCTGTGCCATGGTTAAACAAGCCAGAGTCGCGAATAAACCGCCGCATCGTCAAGGTTAAAGAATTGCCACTCGTCCAAGTAACATTGGTGTTTAGGGTAATATCCCCATTGCCCCCTGTGCCGCCCGCCGTACTGATCGTAACATTATTCGCTAACAAGGCATTTTGGAGAGTCGTTGCAGTTAAAACAGCCGGGCTGTTCGTGGTGTTGAAATTTGGGCTGCCAGAAATATTGTTATCGGATGTAGCATTGATGGTCAAATCAGAAGGGTCTAATAACCAAGTGCCCGTTGTCCCTAGGGGAGCAGTTGTATCCACTCGCCCATGATCCCCTACATGGAGACTTGCAGCCCCCGATGTCTCAACAAAACCACCATCCCCACCCAACTGGCCACCCCGCGCCATAATCGTGCCATTGAAGACCGTGCTATTATCCGCCCAATTAATCACCGTGCCGCCATCCCCTTGGGTCAGCGCATCCGCTGTCATCACGGTGTTGTTGTCCACAAACAGGTGTTGGGCATTGAAACTACTATCTAGGCGACC carries:
- a CDS encoding filamentous hemagglutinin N-terminal domain-containing protein; amino-acid sequence: MLHKLTHLWLSLFAFSGVFLPRPSLAQITPAVGGTGTVVTVNGQQFDIGGGAVSRDGRNLFHLFQQFGLNEGQIANFLSNPGVRNILAGVNGDDVSYINGLIQVMGGNSNLYLLNPAGIVFGPNAQLNVPAAFHASTAQRVHFDGGIFDTNGFNYYANLVGNPTGFEFLSTGIIVNEGNLAVGPGQNLTLMGHQVFNTGTLSAPGGTITIQAIPETGMVRISQEGMILSLEIPADRIPEDGVIEAVDLPRLITGGEDHPRVNSIVHNADGSISLVHDPNRVNVPVEGATAVVSGIIDVSNPEGMGGQINVLGQNVAMLNAQLRADGETGGGTILGGGDYLGGTAGTGRLDSSFNAQHLFVDNNTVMTADALTQGDGGTVINWADNSTVFNGTIMARGGQLGGDGGFVETSGAASLHVGDHGRVDTTAPLGTTGTWLLDPSDLTINATSDNNISGSPNFNTTNSPAVLTATTLQNALLANNVTISTAGGTGGNGDITLNTNVTWTSGNSLTLTMRRFIRDSGLFNHGTGNVTFNLNQVNPETTDPVPTSSIQAVHNALPTNPTVHPGTRTINLGAGTYQGATLTLNRNVTIQGQGAASTILSGQNTRRVVNITGGTTTVNLHDLTITRGNSGDFTGGGILNNGTLTVTNSTISGNTATAGGGIINTGMLTVTNTTISGNTATNTNSGGGGIANNNGTVNVTNSTISGNTANGSGGGIFNNNGTVNVTNSLISGNTAPTGPEINNNGTLNLTGNNLVGQNNTLGISGTISSGIENVNYFAPSVPTSQIIGPLANNGGPTQTHLLVFGSPAINAGVNASVPGTVTTDQRGATRIVNGIVDLGAVEVNYQLQTLQGNNQQALVNSTVPTALQVRLAESLSSFPASGVTIQFSQTSGPALIFTQGNTAITDANGIATLAGLLTNGEAGLITLEAFVSGLAPAAFTLTNQALPIPATPILSINQALPILPSNPSNSIAPVAPVPMNSTPAGQHFTSEISTILFGQEQEELPLEKTLCQLLEERDETVLEIDGVPVESALAAECR